A portion of the Candidatus Pristimantibacillus lignocellulolyticus genome contains these proteins:
- a CDS encoding carbohydrate ABC transporter permease: protein MAKKALLYVILIIVAIICAGPFFWMLSTSFKGNENIYEMALIPQNPTFANYVGVVEFLQLHKYIWNTLYMTFFGILLDVIFASLCAYPLAKFDFYGKKLIITVLLVTQILPAAAGLIVNYITVGALGMMGSYWAVIIPSSVAVFSIILFRQAYFSVSNEVLEAARIDGASEIKIWYRIMVPQIMPTVSTVIIFDFINKWNNFLWPIIVLDSDKYPIAAALNNLQGAFNFQFGYIAAATIISIVPIIIIFVFFQKNYINSVAGAVKG, encoded by the coding sequence ATGGCTAAAAAAGCGCTCTTATATGTCATCTTAATCATTGTAGCTATTATATGTGCTGGACCATTCTTTTGGATGTTAAGTACATCCTTTAAGGGCAATGAAAACATTTACGAGATGGCGTTAATACCTCAGAATCCAACTTTCGCAAACTATGTGGGCGTTGTAGAGTTTTTACAACTCCACAAATATATATGGAATACATTATATATGACCTTCTTTGGTATTTTACTAGATGTGATTTTTGCATCATTATGTGCCTATCCACTTGCGAAATTCGATTTCTACGGAAAAAAGTTAATTATTACTGTTCTACTAGTAACGCAAATTCTTCCGGCGGCTGCGGGACTTATCGTCAATTATATAACAGTGGGTGCGCTTGGTATGATGGGAAGTTATTGGGCTGTTATTATACCAAGCTCAGTTGCCGTATTTAGTATTATACTATTTCGTCAAGCGTATTTCTCCGTATCGAATGAGGTTCTGGAGGCAGCTAGAATTGATGGTGCGTCAGAGATTAAAATCTGGTATCGCATCATGGTGCCTCAAATTATGCCAACCGTTTCTACAGTTATTATTTTTGATTTCATTAACAAATGGAATAACTTCCTATGGCCGATTATTGTACTCGATTCGGATAAATATCCTATCGCAGCAGCGCTAAATAATCTTCAAGGGGCATTTAACTTCCAATTTGGTTATATTGCTGCAGCAACAATAATTTCAATCGTACCTATCATCATTATTTTTGTCTTCTTCCAAAAGAATTATATTAACTCCGTTGCAGGAGCGGTGAAAGGATAG
- a CDS encoding sugar ABC transporter permease, protein MARTSAASSYIPTENNVKPVKKMNKKLRMSFISYLFMAPALILVSIFVIYPIVYSIPLAFTDYSAIGDTHYVGFDNFNRAFQDEEFWIAMKNSALFVACVPVLQFLSILLAVVVNTKLKGIVFFRVMYYIPVITSMIAISIMWSFIFNQDGIINSLLLDMGIINSPIYFLADTKYALFSLMFVTIWQGLGYYMMLYLAGLQSIPAELLESAMIDGANKRVAFFKITLPMLQPYIWFCTLFSVLSALGVFDVVFAMTKGGPDGSTMVMNLYTYKKAFSSFEFGYSAAAGLVMSVITTLFSLLIFIYGRKGGSDNG, encoded by the coding sequence ATGGCACGTACTAGCGCGGCTTCAAGCTATATTCCCACAGAGAATAACGTTAAGCCAGTGAAGAAAATGAACAAAAAGCTTCGAATGAGTTTTATTTCTTATCTCTTTATGGCACCGGCGTTAATTCTAGTTTCTATATTTGTTATTTATCCGATCGTATACAGCATACCGTTAGCATTTACAGATTATTCAGCGATAGGTGATACACATTATGTGGGGTTCGATAATTTCAACCGCGCTTTCCAAGATGAAGAATTTTGGATTGCTATGAAAAACTCTGCTCTTTTTGTGGCTTGTGTGCCTGTATTGCAATTTTTATCTATTCTATTGGCTGTAGTTGTTAACACTAAATTAAAAGGTATCGTATTTTTCAGAGTGATGTATTATATACCGGTTATTACGTCGATGATTGCTATTTCTATTATGTGGAGTTTTATTTTCAATCAGGATGGAATAATTAATAGCTTACTTCTTGATATGGGTATTATCAATTCTCCCATTTATTTTCTTGCTGACACGAAATATGCATTATTCTCTCTTATGTTTGTTACCATCTGGCAAGGTCTTGGTTATTATATGATGCTATATTTGGCAGGTCTTCAATCTATTCCAGCGGAGTTACTAGAATCAGCAATGATTGATGGTGCGAATAAAAGGGTAGCATTTTTCAAGATTACACTTCCAATGCTACAACCGTATATCTGGTTCTGTACACTATTTAGTGTACTATCAGCGCTAGGTGTATTCGATGTGGTATTTGCAATGACAAAAGGTGGACCTGATGGCTCGACGATGGTTATGAATCTCTATACTTATAAAAAAGCGTTTAGTTCCTTTGAATTTGGTTATTCTGCAGCAGCAGGATTAGTTATGAGTGTTATTACGACGCTCTTCAGTTTATTAATCTTTATTTATGGTAGAAAGGGCGGATCAGACAATGGCTAA
- a CDS encoding ThuA domain-containing protein: MSKIRVTVFCEHNQDKHEPVKSVYPDGMHTAIAAAFDDKEFIVTIATQDMPQHGLSDEVLNSTDVLFWWSHIDNNLLDDRVANAVCKRVVQDGMGFVALHSATFSKPWQRLLGIEFEAGEWGRFRTMPKGEKERLWVITPGHPICQGISDFIEIPKDEMYGEPMIIPDPDKLLFIAWWEGGDVCRSGVLYDRGRGKVFGFTPGHETFPIYYQEEIRQVLRNAARYLAPDPRMIIQSGEGHLSGDPREDLTHCM; this comes from the coding sequence ATGAGTAAAATACGAGTAACCGTTTTTTGTGAACATAATCAGGATAAACATGAGCCTGTGAAAAGTGTTTATCCCGATGGCATGCATACAGCGATTGCAGCAGCCTTCGATGACAAAGAATTTATTGTTACGATAGCTACTCAAGATATGCCACAGCATGGTCTAAGTGATGAAGTGCTTAACAGTACAGACGTCCTATTCTGGTGGAGTCATATCGATAATAATTTATTGGACGATAGGGTAGCTAATGCGGTATGCAAACGTGTCGTGCAAGATGGTATGGGTTTTGTAGCACTACATTCTGCAACGTTCTCCAAGCCATGGCAACGATTGTTAGGAATTGAATTCGAAGCGGGTGAATGGGGACGTTTTCGCACAATGCCTAAAGGCGAGAAGGAACGTTTATGGGTAATTACACCAGGTCATCCTATTTGCCAAGGAATATCTGACTTTATCGAGATTCCAAAAGATGAAATGTACGGAGAACCTATGATCATCCCAGATCCCGATAAATTATTATTTATCGCATGGTGGGAAGGCGGAGATGTTTGCCGAAGTGGAGTTCTTTATGATCGTGGAAGAGGGAAGGTTTTCGGGTTCACACCTGGCCATGAGACTTTCCCGATCTATTATCAAGAGGAGATTCGTCAGGTACTGCGAAATGCAGCAAGATATTTGGCTCCCGATCCGCGAATGATCATCCAGTCAGGAGAAGGTCATTTGTCAGGTGATCCACGAGAAGATCTTACGCATTGCATGTAG
- a CDS encoding ThuA domain-containing protein → MKKQVVIIWNDFYHPKEVIAPAVQKLFAEGWEVTTTERLRDLIEMEKSPDLAILYTNGRPDGEADITFEEQELVIEKVEAGMGILFYHAGLVLIDEQSPFYVKLNSGRFVHHPEQTSVTVTPLLNVDHPITKGIQPFTQKDEHYFCQVDITRTNLLACATSVDITAASVWCHAYGSGKLVAISQGHTLEMQNDPEMLKLATNTINWLTKGEEAN, encoded by the coding sequence ATGAAAAAACAAGTCGTAATTATTTGGAATGATTTCTATCATCCGAAAGAAGTGATTGCTCCTGCTGTTCAAAAGCTATTTGCAGAAGGGTGGGAAGTGACAACAACTGAGCGTTTACGAGATTTAATTGAGATGGAGAAAAGCCCTGATCTTGCAATTCTTTATACGAATGGTCGACCTGATGGAGAAGCTGATATTACTTTTGAAGAACAAGAGCTTGTCATTGAAAAGGTTGAAGCTGGTATGGGTATATTGTTCTATCATGCGGGTCTTGTACTTATTGACGAGCAGAGTCCATTCTATGTGAAACTGAATTCCGGTCGTTTTGTTCATCATCCTGAACAAACATCAGTTACTGTTACACCACTGTTGAATGTTGATCATCCGATAACGAAAGGGATTCAACCATTTACCCAAAAAGACGAGCATTATTTCTGTCAGGTCGATATTACTAGAACGAATCTGCTAGCTTGTGCGACTTCAGTTGATATTACAGCTGCTAGTGTTTGGTGTCATGCCTATGGTTCAGGTAAATTGGTAGCAATAAGTCAAGGTCATACACTTGAAATGCAAAATGATCCGGAAATGCTTAAGTTAGCTACTAACACTATTAATTGGTTAACAAAGGGTGAGGAGGCTAATTGA
- a CDS encoding sugar phosphate isomerase/epimerase gives MKLALAMYTVYEELQQSLEETLSAIKKMGYQGVEFYGETSWPAVDVKRLLEVNELEICGWHVEWKLLQSETIAETLQYHHELGNPNIIIPCLGGPWNVAHTAAENNKETWLAHAKKMNEIAVQVEAAGMTLGYHTHAHEFEDDFDGLSPWNILLEHTKPSIFLELDTGNCLEAHYDPVKALQEAVGRIKVVHAKPYSLEGGIETAIASPVDLNSWSTIINQCHLQHCQWLAIENEAVTLGGKLDVAERDLKSMQLVMK, from the coding sequence ATGAAATTAGCGCTTGCAATGTATACCGTATATGAAGAGCTTCAGCAAAGCCTAGAAGAAACACTCTCAGCTATTAAAAAAATGGGCTATCAGGGAGTTGAATTTTATGGAGAAACTAGCTGGCCAGCGGTTGATGTGAAGCGACTGTTGGAAGTCAATGAATTAGAAATATGCGGCTGGCATGTTGAGTGGAAACTACTACAGTCTGAGACAATCGCTGAAACATTACAGTACCACCATGAATTAGGAAATCCTAATATCATTATTCCGTGTTTGGGTGGTCCTTGGAATGTAGCACATACAGCAGCAGAAAATAATAAGGAAACTTGGCTAGCGCATGCCAAAAAAATGAATGAAATTGCAGTGCAAGTTGAAGCGGCGGGTATGACATTAGGCTACCATACTCATGCACATGAATTTGAAGATGATTTCGATGGTTTATCGCCATGGAATATATTGCTTGAACACACGAAACCATCTATTTTTCTAGAGCTTGATACTGGAAATTGCTTAGAGGCTCATTATGATCCTGTGAAAGCATTACAGGAAGCAGTAGGAAGAATTAAGGTTGTTCATGCTAAACCGTATAGTTTGGAAGGGGGGATTGAAACAGCGATAGCCTCACCGGTTGATTTAAATAGCTGGTCAACTATTATCAATCAATGTCACTTACAACATTGTCAATGGCTTGCGATTGAGAATGAAGCAGTAACATTAGGAGGTAAGCTAGATGTCGCTGAACGAGATCTAAAAAGTATGCAACTTGTAATGAAATGA
- a CDS encoding ROK family protein, with protein MERTVLGVDLGGTKLLIGQVNESGEILRSKQYPSGFLNQEQALRLILLSIEDYISTVGFVEPYPEVIGLGIVGLIDQSSGQWIMIDPDRKSPIPIANILGDRFQMAIGIDNDVKAATQAELRFGLGQNSKDFIYLNIGTGIAAGFVSEGNLIRGYQNDSGEIGHLSVNYQSNTPCVCGRFGCVEALASGGGMDRRIKLLGQRYPESPLLKLASLGFVDARDIFALADEGDPLARLIAHDAVDAASELIINLVRVTNPELILLGGGVAGSSWMRTELPKRLHIRAMKSVHKGVQLSQLDPAVVGLIGAAAVGFAKQETLY; from the coding sequence ATGGAAAGAACGGTACTTGGGGTAGATCTTGGTGGAACGAAACTATTAATTGGGCAGGTAAATGAGTCAGGGGAGATATTGCGAAGTAAGCAGTATCCCTCAGGATTTCTTAATCAAGAGCAAGCACTACGACTTATATTACTTTCAATAGAAGATTATATTTCGACAGTGGGTTTTGTTGAACCATATCCAGAAGTGATCGGTTTAGGAATTGTGGGACTCATTGATCAAAGTAGTGGTCAATGGATCATGATAGATCCTGATCGCAAAAGCCCGATACCGATTGCTAACATATTAGGAGATCGCTTCCAAATGGCAATTGGCATCGATAATGATGTGAAAGCAGCTACTCAAGCTGAGCTAAGGTTTGGACTTGGGCAAAACAGTAAGGACTTTATTTATCTAAATATTGGAACAGGTATCGCGGCCGGCTTTGTATCAGAGGGAAACTTAATTCGAGGTTATCAGAATGATTCAGGAGAGATCGGTCATTTATCAGTAAATTATCAAAGTAATACACCTTGTGTTTGCGGGCGCTTTGGCTGTGTAGAAGCACTTGCTTCAGGTGGAGGAATGGATCGACGGATTAAGTTACTTGGTCAGCGATATCCGGAATCACCTCTACTCAAACTTGCTTCACTTGGTTTTGTAGATGCAAGAGACATATTTGCTCTTGCTGATGAAGGCGATCCACTTGCGAGGCTCATTGCACATGATGCAGTGGATGCAGCATCAGAGTTAATTATTAATCTGGTTAGAGTAACAAATCCTGAACTTATTCTATTAGGTGGAGGCGTCGCAGGGAGTAGTTGGATGCGCACAGAGTTACCTAAACGACTTCATATTAGAGCAATGAAATCAGTTCATAAAGGTGTGCAGTTATCACAACTGGATCCAGCAGTGGTCGGATTAATCGGAGCAGCAGCAGTTGGTTTTGCTAAGCAAGAAACTTTATATTAA
- a CDS encoding sugar ABC transporter substrate-binding protein: MKKTLAILMTFTLLFVLAACGGNSKPANVNTEKSNTGGDKKSNVTLEFWTLSLQPTFTDYINGIIKDFESENEGIKVKWTDLPYDAMQSKLVAQIAGSMSPDVVNIWTTLLLGMAGKDALVDLNTAASAEQLAPYLESLTKSNMIGDGMYGIPWYVTPPISTYNTELIQKAGLDSPPKDYKEMLAMAKQVKDNTGAFLYFPNEMAQVLYSNGIELLSVDKKSAAFNTPEAVALLTELKKGVDEGWMPKTDWNSWDQMIKLYAQDKLALISLGAQTVTRIENEAPGSVSKTAVGAPLLGNAGIAQGALQSLAIPKASKNQEEAIKFATFVSSDKYLLEFAKLAAIMPTTQTAAADPFFTSDTETLSGQARAEAAKATAVSFDLGLGVEKESEVISLINGMFESIMQANKDPQTVLTDVEAKVNALLK; encoded by the coding sequence ATGAAGAAAACATTAGCTATCTTAATGACATTTACATTGCTTTTTGTTCTAGCAGCATGTGGAGGGAATTCTAAACCAGCAAATGTAAATACAGAGAAAAGCAATACTGGTGGAGATAAGAAATCAAATGTGACGCTAGAGTTCTGGACATTATCATTACAACCTACTTTTACAGATTACATTAACGGAATTATTAAAGATTTTGAAAGTGAGAATGAGGGAATCAAAGTTAAATGGACAGATCTGCCTTATGATGCGATGCAATCCAAATTAGTAGCACAAATTGCTGGTAGCATGTCACCGGACGTTGTGAATATTTGGACTACGTTATTGCTTGGTATGGCTGGTAAGGATGCACTAGTTGATCTAAATACTGCTGCAAGTGCAGAACAATTAGCGCCATACTTGGAAAGTCTTACAAAATCGAACATGATCGGTGATGGAATGTATGGGATACCTTGGTATGTAACTCCTCCAATCTCCACATACAATACAGAACTAATTCAAAAAGCAGGACTTGATAGCCCACCGAAAGACTATAAAGAAATGCTTGCAATGGCTAAACAAGTGAAAGATAACACTGGTGCGTTCCTGTATTTCCCTAATGAGATGGCACAAGTGCTTTACAGTAATGGTATCGAGCTATTAAGTGTAGACAAGAAGTCAGCAGCTTTTAATACACCAGAGGCAGTAGCACTTCTAACAGAACTTAAAAAAGGTGTAGACGAAGGTTGGATGCCTAAAACGGATTGGAATAGCTGGGATCAAATGATTAAGCTATACGCTCAAGATAAGCTAGCTCTAATTAGTCTTGGTGCACAAACGGTTACCAGAATTGAAAATGAAGCTCCAGGATCTGTTAGTAAAACTGCAGTAGGAGCACCATTACTTGGGAACGCTGGGATTGCTCAAGGAGCTCTTCAAAGTTTAGCTATTCCTAAAGCATCCAAGAATCAAGAGGAAGCGATTAAATTCGCGACATTTGTATCAAGTGATAAGTATTTATTGGAATTCGCAAAACTAGCAGCAATTATGCCAACAACGCAAACAGCTGCTGCAGATCCATTCTTCACATCTGATACAGAAACGTTATCAGGTCAAGCACGCGCTGAAGCAGCCAAAGCGACTGCAGTGAGCTTTGATTTGGGTCTCGGAGTTGAGAAGGAAAGTGAAGTTATCTCGTTAATTAACGGCATGTTCGAATCTATCATGCAAGCTAATAAAGATCCTCAAACTGTACTAACTGATGTAGAAGCTAAAGTAAATGCGTTATTGAAATAA
- a CDS encoding SIS domain-containing protein — protein sequence MEIKPTMKSYILEQEQMTLQILSQYPSSVEAMARQALGKKYWLVLATGSSINAAQSARYYVEKMTGALLDVREPFHFTNYDQLSDHIDYIVGVSQSGQSTSTIGALERIKLESGLPIAALSSDVQSTMSEVADVMVDVGCGKERVGYVTKGFTATVLTLMLVGLRIGQLSGTVTEKEVQSQLNQFNIACRSIHRIINKTEVFYEQYKEELLIAPKFTAVGYGPSVGTVNEFETKFIETVRVPTRGIELEAFMHGPYLEVNKEHRIFFIETESKVRDRMIRLKQYESKYTAYTYCIQLEASSDTRTIGLDLDINEWMAPLVLVIPFQVLAYHIAEDRGNNLSQRIYTDFGVAMSSKTAPGDYV from the coding sequence ATGGAGATTAAGCCAACGATGAAGTCATATATTCTTGAGCAAGAGCAAATGACCTTGCAGATTTTAAGTCAATATCCAAGTAGTGTGGAGGCAATGGCTAGACAAGCTCTTGGGAAAAAGTACTGGCTAGTTCTTGCAACTGGTTCTAGTATAAACGCGGCACAAAGTGCTCGCTATTATGTAGAGAAAATGACTGGTGCGCTATTGGATGTAAGAGAACCATTTCATTTCACTAATTATGATCAGTTGTCAGATCACATCGATTATATTGTAGGTGTTTCACAAAGCGGTCAAAGTACGTCAACTATCGGCGCGCTAGAACGAATTAAACTAGAGAGTGGCCTTCCAATTGCGGCTCTTTCCAGTGATGTTCAAAGCACAATGTCTGAAGTTGCAGACGTTATGGTTGATGTAGGTTGTGGCAAAGAGCGAGTAGGCTATGTCACGAAAGGTTTCACAGCAACCGTATTAACGTTGATGCTTGTAGGATTACGTATAGGCCAATTGAGTGGTACAGTTACTGAAAAAGAAGTTCAAAGTCAATTGAATCAATTTAATATTGCATGTCGTTCTATTCATCGAATTATTAATAAAACTGAAGTTTTCTATGAACAGTATAAGGAAGAACTTCTAATAGCACCTAAGTTTACTGCTGTCGGTTATGGCCCTTCTGTTGGAACGGTAAATGAATTTGAAACGAAATTTATTGAGACTGTCCGCGTGCCGACAAGAGGTATAGAGCTAGAAGCATTTATGCATGGTCCTTATTTGGAAGTTAATAAAGAACATCGTATTTTCTTTATTGAAACAGAAAGTAAGGTTAGAGATCGTATGATACGATTAAAGCAATATGAAAGTAAGTACACAGCTTATACGTATTGTATCCAACTTGAAGCATCAAGTGATACTCGTACGATTGGATTAGATCTCGATATTAATGAATGGATGGCACCGCTTGTTCTTGTCATTCCGTTCCAGGTGCTTGCCTACCATATTGCAGAGGATAGAGGCAATAATCTAAGCCAAAGAATCTATACAGATTTTGGAGTAGCGATGAGTAGTAAAACGGCACCAGGAGACTATGTGTAG
- a CDS encoding VOC family protein, giving the protein MNVTKPSVHHIGMTSFNFDETIKFYQEGLGFTIKHIWGRDQRVYMMDMGDGACIEVFDGGQEETPPMGRWLHVAIRTDDIQASYQRAIAAGAKPKLEPTYADILEAKPKPVYMYFAYVIGFDGEEIEFIQELDSEQ; this is encoded by the coding sequence ATGAACGTTACTAAACCAAGTGTTCACCATATTGGGATGACTTCTTTTAATTTTGATGAAACAATAAAGTTTTATCAAGAAGGTTTGGGCTTTACTATTAAGCATATATGGGGGCGTGATCAACGAGTCTATATGATGGATATGGGAGATGGCGCTTGTATTGAAGTATTCGATGGTGGTCAAGAGGAAACTCCGCCAATGGGGCGTTGGTTACATGTTGCCATTCGAACTGACGATATTCAAGCAAGCTATCAACGGGCAATTGCAGCTGGTGCTAAACCTAAGCTTGAACCTACTTATGCAGATATTTTGGAAGCAAAACCAAAGCCCGTTTATATGTATTTTGCTTATGTTATCGGCTTTGATGGAGAAGAAATTGAGTTTATCCAAGAACTTGATTCTGAGCAGTAG